From Treponema sp. OMZ 787:
ACTTAATTGTTTTTATTTAAATTCTTTTTATATTTTTCTTACTCTACATTTAAAAAATATTTATCAAGATTTACATCATTTAACTATCCTCGTGTTAAAAAAAGAAAATAGGTTTTATATCGGAACGTATTATGCGTTCATGGAACCGATTTTAAATACTTATTTTCTTTTTAAAAATATACAAAAGCAGGTGTGTCCTGCAAGGAGTCTAAAATGAAAAATAGAAAGAACATTGTTTCCTTATTGGTTGTGCTTATTTTAATGGTCAGCACAGTGGCTTTATTTACAGGTTGTGATCATATTTACAAACAGAAGCTTGTTGGTGTCTGGGAAGTAAAAAAGATTACTGTTGATGGAAAGTCTATGGAATTTCCATTAGACGCTATGGGTAGTAAAACACATACTTATGTATATTTCACTGCTGATGGAAAGCACGGTAGGGCGGTAAAGGTGACAGGTGCTCCTGTTCCTGCTATGGAAGGTCTTTTTAAAGCAGATGATGAGGTTGATTATGCTATTAAAGGTAATAAGATCAGTATAAAAACGGTTCTGAGGAAATTACCTTTGAGTTAAAAGGTAAGAAATTAACCTTAACTGGTAAGTTTGATGGAGAGAACAGTATTGTTCAAGCTGAAAAAACTAATTCTCCTTCTCTTGATGAAATTAAAAATGCAAAGATACCGACCATACCAATACCCTAAATTTAAGTTAAATTGCTTATAATTGTAAGAGGTGTTGCCTAAGCTGATTAGAATGTTCCTTCTTTTCTGCTTAGGCTTTTTTATTTAATAATTCGTATTTTATTATAAAATCCGTAAGTTGTAAAAACTGAATTTTACCTATTGACAAAACCCCTGCTTTTAGGGTAATATTAACCCTACATTTTGGAGCGATGGCCGAGCGGTTGAAGGCGGCGGTCTTGAAAACCGTTGTGCTGAGAGGTACCGGGGGTTCGAATCCCTCTCGCTCCGTTAATGTTTGTTGTACAAACTCTGGAGTGGTGCGAGAGCGGCCGAATCGGGCTCCCTGCTAAGGAGTTGTGCCCTTACGGGTACCGGGGGTTCGAATCCCCCCTACTCCGAATAATTTTTGAGGCTATAGCTCAGCTGGATAGAGCGTCAGATTGCGGATCTGAAGGTCGGCAGTTCGAACCCGCCTAGCCTCGTTAATAGCCGGCTGAAAGTTTCAACCGGCTTTTTTTATTGGAGAGATGCGAGAGCGGTCGAATCGGGCGGTCTCGAAAACCGTTGTACCGCAAGGTACCGGGGGTTCGAATCCCCCTCTCTCCGTTTAATACGGAGAGTGGTTTAGCCTCAAACGCATTCCTTAACTTTTGGAGAGATGTCCGAGTGGTCGAAGGTACACGATTGGAAGTCGTGTGTGCCAGAGATGGTACCGAGGGTTCGAATCCCTCTCTCTCCGTCCCGGGGCCTATGCAAGAAAGGTTTTTCGAACCCCGTCAGATCCGGAAGGAAGCAGCGGTAGATTAATTCTTTTTGTGCCGTAGTGTTCCCGGGTTTTTTGTTTTAGCCTTATTGACCTTTTACAAAATAACTATTATCATATATCTATGGCCTTTGCAGTAAGTCAGCAGTTAAACAGATATTATAACTTATATAAAGATATAGATGTTACTTTCTCAAAAGAAGTAGTTTTAACTCTTAATTTTGATCCTAAGCAGGTTTTTGTAAGAGCTGCGGGCGGACAGTGGCCTTGCATTATAAATTCAGCTTCAATGACAAAGGCAAAAATAATTTGCGGTAAAAAAAGCGGTTTTATTGAAAATCTAAGAAACGGCGTTACCTCTGCCAATATCAGATTTGCTTTTTTTGATACTGAAGGAAAGGCTCCTCTTTCTTTTTTTGTTGCAGCAAAACTTGTCGGAATCTCATCTTATGAAGCCGGAAATTACGATCTTGTTTTAATTACATTTGAATATACACAACGAGCTCCGGATGACTTAATAGAAAAACTAGGCATTTTACTTGAAGCCAATATGAACTCTCAAAAACGCCAAAATGAGAGAGTTATGATTACCCCAGAAATAAGCCGGAGAATAGGACTTGTAGAAAAAGGTACTGTCGCCTATGTGGATGCTATTCCGAGAAGATGCCTTATAAGAGACCTTTCTTTTTCGGGTGCAAAAATTCTTCTTGTCGGTGTTGCAAACTTTTTGATGAATAAAGAAGTTACCCTCCGTTTTGCGTTTGAGGATCCTCATTCGGTATTTGGAATCAAGGGAAGAGCCGTAAGAACCGAACCGGTTGAAGGCAGAAAAGACTTGGTTGCTCTGGCTATTCAGTACTATCCGCAAAATATTCCGATGATGTACAAGATGTATTTGAATAAGCATTTTTCTGTCGTCCGTAAATCAAATTCGGGCGGTTTTGGAGACGACTTTTTAGACGATGTAGATCCCACTCCATCCTCAGCTCCTGTTTCTGCACCTTCTTCAGGTACAGATCCTTTAACGCCTCCCCCTGCCGCTCCGGCTCTTGAACAGTCTGCTCAACAATAAAAATACTAAAATTTTAATTTACAATATTTAGGAGAAAAAATGCAAAATCCTATTGATTCGCTTTTATATGTAAAACTATCGGCCGAACAATCCGGTAAAATTTTTGAAGGTCTCGATTCTTCTATCCCTCTTCCCATTCAATTATCCGAACCGAACGAAAAACAAAATTTTAAGGCCGAAAACATAAAGCCGGAAATGATTCTTGCCGGGATGCTTACCGTTTTTGCCTATGACCGAGAAAACACAAATATTCAATATTACAGAAAAATATTTAATATTCTTCGTCCCGATATCCGCAAAGAAATGACTCAGGCTGCAATCATCAAGACAAGAAATTCTGATTTTGACATGGCTGAAGAAATATTGCTTTCTCTTGAGGGCCTAAATCCTGATGACGGCATAACCAAATTAAACCTAGCTCTTTTGATGGAAGAGCGTGCTCAATATTGTGAGATGAGAAATCTTTTTGAAGAAGGTTTGAGTTTTAATAAAAAGGCCGAAGATCTCTATTCGGAGCTTATTTCGTTTGAGCCTCCCATACCGGCTGTCTTTTTTAATGCGGCTTATTTTTTTATAAAAATTAAAAATTATGTAAAAGCTAAGTCGCTTTTAGAAACATATTCCGCAATAGAAAGTGATACTTCCGAAACAGCTGAATTCCGAAAAAATAAGGCTGCCGAGATGCTTAAAACTATTTCGGAGCAAGCCTTGGATGATGAGCTTTTTCAGAAGGCACATAAATACATTGATTTAGGAGAAGAAGAAAAAGCTGCTGAAAGTATAAAACTTTTTTTGCGAAAAAAGCCTAAGGTTTGGAATGCTTGGTTTTTGCTGGGCTGGGCTTTAAGGCGGATGAACCGCTGGGAGGATG
This genomic window contains:
- a CDS encoding PilZ domain-containing protein, with amino-acid sequence MAFAVSQQLNRYYNLYKDIDVTFSKEVVLTLNFDPKQVFVRAAGGQWPCIINSASMTKAKIICGKKSGFIENLRNGVTSANIRFAFFDTEGKAPLSFFVAAKLVGISSYEAGNYDLVLITFEYTQRAPDDLIEKLGILLEANMNSQKRQNERVMITPEISRRIGLVEKGTVAYVDAIPRRCLIRDLSFSGAKILLVGVANFLMNKEVTLRFAFEDPHSVFGIKGRAVRTEPVEGRKDLVALAIQYYPQNIPMMYKMYLNKHFSVVRKSNSGGFGDDFLDDVDPTPSSAPVSAPSSGTDPLTPPPAAPALEQSAQQ
- a CDS encoding tetratricopeptide repeat protein, encoding MQNPIDSLLYVKLSAEQSGKIFEGLDSSIPLPIQLSEPNEKQNFKAENIKPEMILAGMLTVFAYDRENTNIQYYRKIFNILRPDIRKEMTQAAIIKTRNSDFDMAEEILLSLEGLNPDDGITKLNLALLMEERAQYCEMRNLFEEGLSFNKKAEDLYSELISFEPPIPAVFFNAAYFFIKIKNYVKAKSLLETYSAIESDTSETAEFRKNKAAEMLKTISEQALDDELFQKAHKYIDLGEEEKAAESIKLFLRKKPKVWNAWFLLGWALRRMNRWEDAHASFLKAVELLELAEISDKSPLCEAYNELAICSMELQAFSEAEKYLINALSLDSENIKIISNLGTLALKQGKQEEAEAFFRTVLEINPDDKIALSILGKD